From the genome of Gemmatimonas phototrophica, one region includes:
- the speA gene encoding biosynthetic arginine decarboxylase produces the protein MATRIQPVAVPAPAEPWSIDAARALYNVEGWGAGYFDVNEKGHVVVTPDPERPHLQLDLRDLAADLEGQGIQLPVLLRFSDILRSRIETLSERFANAIKEFEYTGGYTTVYPIKVNQQRHVVEEIVQFGKTHGVGLECGSKPELQAVLGLSESTEHLIVCNGYKDHEFMRLALMGQKLGHKVFIVLEQVSELEVLLEVAEELDVKPTCGVRVKLASEGAGRWAQSGGEKSKFGLSSAELIKLIDRLEQAGKLDTLKLIHFHLGSQITDIRFIKSGLQEVARFYLELRALGVDISHVDVGGGLGIDYDGTNSTNNASVNYTLQEYANDVIYTIAEACREAELPMPHIISESGRALTAHHALLLIKVIDVESQAEQPIPLLTDDDHSLLHEMYEDWRTLTEREPKMRKVLEVFHDASFDKERARQYFNSGVLNLRGLAKAEVLWLATINAVYRIAKADADTYEDILPELESSLVDRYFCNFSLFQSLPDSWAIDQLFPIMPIHRLTEEPARRGTLQDVTCDSDGKIDRFVGDKNGRPSLELHEFRDGEDYILGIFLTGAYQEILGDLHNLFGDTNAVHVRMNDQGAYDITDMVEGDTVTEVLNYVQFGASQLLATFRRKVNSSKGLTRDEMNAFIADYVAGLEGYTYLEGEAAR, from the coding sequence ATGGCAACTCGTATCCAGCCCGTCGCCGTGCCGGCACCTGCCGAGCCGTGGTCCATCGATGCCGCCCGCGCCCTCTACAATGTAGAAGGGTGGGGCGCCGGTTATTTCGACGTTAACGAGAAGGGGCACGTCGTCGTGACCCCCGATCCGGAGCGTCCGCATCTCCAGCTCGACCTGCGTGACCTCGCGGCCGATCTCGAAGGGCAGGGCATTCAACTGCCCGTACTGCTCCGCTTCTCCGATATTCTGCGGTCGCGCATCGAAACGCTCTCCGAGCGCTTCGCCAACGCGATTAAGGAATTCGAGTACACCGGGGGCTACACCACCGTGTATCCCATCAAGGTGAATCAGCAGCGGCACGTGGTCGAAGAGATCGTTCAGTTTGGCAAGACGCACGGCGTGGGACTGGAGTGCGGGTCCAAGCCGGAGCTGCAAGCGGTGCTTGGCCTTTCCGAGAGCACCGAGCATCTCATTGTCTGCAACGGCTACAAGGATCATGAGTTCATGCGTCTGGCCCTCATGGGGCAGAAGCTGGGACACAAGGTGTTCATCGTGCTGGAGCAGGTGAGCGAGCTGGAAGTCCTGCTGGAGGTGGCTGAAGAGCTGGACGTGAAGCCCACCTGCGGCGTTCGCGTGAAACTTGCCAGCGAAGGCGCGGGGCGCTGGGCACAAAGCGGTGGCGAAAAGAGCAAGTTCGGGCTCAGCTCTGCCGAACTGATCAAGCTGATTGACCGGCTGGAGCAGGCGGGCAAGCTCGATACGCTCAAGCTCATTCATTTCCATCTCGGCAGTCAGATCACCGACATTCGGTTTATCAAGTCGGGACTGCAGGAAGTGGCTCGCTTCTATCTCGAGTTGCGCGCACTCGGCGTGGATATCTCGCACGTGGATGTTGGTGGCGGATTGGGCATCGATTACGACGGGACCAACTCCACGAACAATGCCAGTGTGAACTACACGTTGCAGGAGTACGCCAACGACGTGATCTACACGATCGCGGAGGCGTGCCGTGAGGCGGAGTTGCCCATGCCGCACATCATCAGCGAGTCGGGACGTGCCCTCACGGCTCACCATGCCTTGCTGCTGATCAAGGTGATTGACGTGGAATCACAGGCCGAGCAGCCCATCCCGCTGCTGACCGACGATGATCACTCCCTGTTGCACGAGATGTACGAAGATTGGCGCACCCTCACCGAGCGCGAGCCCAAGATGCGCAAGGTGCTGGAGGTCTTTCACGATGCCTCGTTCGACAAGGAGCGTGCTCGCCAGTACTTCAATTCCGGCGTGCTCAATCTCCGTGGTCTGGCCAAGGCCGAAGTGTTGTGGCTGGCGACCATCAATGCCGTGTATCGCATTGCCAAGGCCGATGCCGACACCTACGAGGATATCCTGCCCGAGTTGGAGTCGTCGCTGGTGGACCGGTACTTCTGCAACTTCTCGCTCTTTCAGTCGCTGCCCGATAGCTGGGCCATCGATCAGTTGTTCCCCATCATGCCCATTCACCGGCTCACGGAAGAACCGGCGCGCCGCGGCACGTTGCAGGACGTCACGTGTGACTCCGATGGCAAGATCGATCGCTTCGTCGGCGACAAGAACGGCCGTCCCAGTCTCGAGCTGCATGAATTCCGGGATGGGGAGGACTACATCCTGGGCATTTTCCTGACCGGGGCCTACCAGGAAATCCTGGGCGACCTGCACAACCTGTTCGGTGACACCAACGCCGTGCACGTTCGTATGAATGACCAGGGAGCCTACGACATCACGGATATGGTGGAAGGTGATACGGTCACGGAGGTGCTGAACTATGTGCAGTTCGGCGCGTCCCAGCTGTTGGCCACATTCCGCCGCAAGGTGAATTCCTCCAAGGGACTCACCCGCGACGAAATGAACGCCTTCATTGCCGATTACGTGGCGGGGCTCGAGGGGTACACCTATCTCGAGGGAGAAGCTGCGCGATGA
- a CDS encoding superoxide dismutase yields MAHTLPALPYAAEALEPHIDAQTMNIHHGKHHQAYVTNLNAAIEKAPEIAAWSLDELCSKINDVPEAVRTAVRNNGGGHWNHSLFWQLMAPNAGGEPTGALADAITKAFGSFAAFKEQFQAAGMGRFGSGWAWLISTDGALSIMSTPNQDNPLMEGKHALLGVDVWEHAYYLKYQNRRADYLGAFWSVVNWAEVSKRYQG; encoded by the coding sequence ATGGCCCATACTCTTCCGGCCCTGCCGTACGCCGCAGAGGCGCTCGAGCCCCACATTGATGCGCAGACCATGAATATTCATCATGGCAAGCATCACCAGGCGTACGTCACCAATCTCAACGCGGCCATTGAAAAGGCGCCTGAGATTGCGGCGTGGTCATTGGACGAGCTGTGCAGCAAGATCAATGACGTGCCGGAAGCGGTGCGGACGGCGGTACGCAACAACGGCGGTGGGCACTGGAATCACTCGCTGTTCTGGCAGCTCATGGCACCGAACGCCGGCGGAGAGCCGACGGGTGCGTTGGCCGACGCCATTACCAAGGCCTTTGGCTCGTTTGCCGCGTTCAAGGAGCAGTTCCAGGCCGCCGGCATGGGTCGCTTTGGCAGTGGCTGGGCGTGGCTCATTTCCACCGATGGCGCGCTGTCCATCATGAGCACGCCGAACCAGGACAACCCACTCATGGAAGGCAAGCACGCCCTGCTGGGCGTGGACGTGTGGGAGCACGCCTATTACCTGAAGTACCAGAACCGTCGCGCCGATTATCTCGGGGCGTTCTGGAGCGTGGTGAACTGGGCGGAAGTGTCGAAGCGGTATCAGGGCTGA
- a CDS encoding sulfite exporter TauE/SafE family protein, which produces MQFDAKLLLLIGLGLVTVYHVISLVRGLPKLGSIKPTPGLILHGTVTDFFDTLGIGSFATSTTIYRATKWVKDALIPGTLNAGHTMSTLAQAFIYTQVVEVDAITLVGMIVAAVFGSWVGAGLVSKWPTQRIQLGMGLCLAGAALLTIAQAAGKIPGGGEAIGLTGVKLGIALFGNFVLGVLMTIGIGLYGPCLLLVSMLGMNPAAGFPIMMGSCAFLMPFASDRFIRLGKVDPRAVVGNIIGGLPAVLVAALIVKSLPLTALRWLVAIVVAYTAVTLILSARRKTEEPAVA; this is translated from the coding sequence ATGCAATTCGACGCCAAGCTGCTGCTGCTCATCGGCCTCGGTCTCGTGACCGTGTATCACGTGATCTCGCTCGTGCGAGGGCTCCCCAAGCTCGGCTCGATCAAGCCAACCCCCGGCCTGATTCTGCACGGCACGGTCACGGATTTCTTTGACACGCTTGGCATTGGGTCGTTCGCGACCAGTACCACGATTTATCGTGCGACCAAGTGGGTGAAGGACGCGCTCATTCCCGGCACGCTCAACGCCGGGCACACCATGTCCACGCTGGCCCAGGCGTTCATCTACACGCAGGTCGTGGAAGTGGACGCCATCACACTGGTCGGTATGATCGTGGCGGCGGTCTTCGGTTCGTGGGTCGGTGCGGGTTTGGTCTCCAAGTGGCCAACTCAGCGCATCCAGTTGGGAATGGGGCTCTGCCTTGCCGGCGCGGCGTTGCTCACCATTGCGCAAGCCGCGGGCAAGATTCCCGGAGGCGGTGAAGCGATTGGCCTGACTGGTGTCAAGTTGGGTATCGCACTCTTTGGCAACTTCGTGCTCGGTGTACTGATGACCATCGGCATCGGCCTCTATGGTCCCTGCCTCCTGCTGGTCAGCATGCTCGGCATGAACCCGGCCGCCGGATTCCCCATCATGATGGGATCCTGTGCTTTCCTTATGCCCTTTGCCAGCGATCGCTTCATCCGGCTGGGCAAGGTTGACCCTCGCGCCGTGGTGGGCAACATCATTGGCGGGCTGCCGGCCGTGCTGGTTGCCGCGCTGATCGTGAAGTCTCTGCCGCTCACGGCACTGCGTTGGCTGGTGGCCATCGTCGTGGCGTACACAGCGGTCACGCTCATCCTGTCGGCGCGGCGGAAGACTGAGGAGCCGGCTGTCGCTTGA
- a CDS encoding VTT domain-containing protein produces MEFLTQLFDQLRDLEGLVKWAGYVGLTLIIFAETGLLVGFFLPGDSLLVTAGLLAANPEFGLNVWLLGVILTIAAIVGDTVGYGVGKATGPRIFTREDSLFFHKDHLLRAQAFYEKHGGKTIIIARFMPIVRTFAPVVAGVGRMEYRSFLSFNVIGGVLWIWSMLMTGWILARTVPGVAKHVEKIILLVVFLSILPGIIAWLRERKNKAASA; encoded by the coding sequence TTGGAATTCCTTACTCAGCTGTTTGATCAGCTTCGCGACCTTGAAGGGCTTGTAAAGTGGGCCGGCTATGTCGGCCTGACCCTCATCATTTTTGCCGAAACCGGCCTGTTGGTGGGATTCTTTCTTCCGGGCGACTCGTTGCTGGTGACGGCCGGGCTGCTGGCCGCCAATCCGGAGTTCGGCCTGAACGTGTGGTTACTCGGCGTGATTCTCACCATCGCCGCCATTGTCGGGGATACAGTGGGGTACGGGGTGGGCAAGGCGACGGGGCCACGTATCTTCACCCGCGAGGATTCCTTGTTCTTTCACAAGGATCATTTATTGCGTGCGCAGGCGTTCTATGAAAAGCACGGCGGCAAGACGATCATCATCGCGCGGTTCATGCCGATCGTTCGCACCTTTGCGCCGGTGGTAGCCGGCGTTGGGCGCATGGAGTACCGGTCGTTTCTGTCTTTCAATGTCATCGGCGGCGTTCTGTGGATCTGGAGCATGCTGATGACCGGCTGGATCCTGGCCCGCACGGTGCCGGGCGTTGCGAAGCACGTGGAAAAGATCATTCTGCTGGTAGTTTTTCTGTCGATCCTGCCCGGCATCATTGCCTGGTTGCGTGAGCGAAAGAACAAGGCCGCGTCGGCCTGA
- a CDS encoding YIP1 family protein, producing MSEITTSSDKSGGVLEDSLEVLWAPATVFQRSATRGVGMYMLVLTAFLIIVMLATKGLLQPYMDANYDLQMIKMAEQGKPVPTEGLETIRSISSWTLLIGWSLTAVFSGIAGGIITWLAAKLVRTPLAFGRAVFIATLASVPRVIGFLSMAVQGALVNPDTITSPFSASLGPARFLDARTANSAVLAILGGIDLFTAWNIVITAIGVSVIAKTSRSSGWIVSVIAWALSVILTLLPVLLT from the coding sequence ATGAGCGAAATCACCACGTCAAGCGACAAGTCAGGCGGAGTTCTCGAAGACTCGCTGGAAGTCCTCTGGGCTCCGGCGACCGTCTTCCAGCGCTCGGCAACGCGCGGCGTGGGGATGTACATGTTGGTGCTCACCGCGTTTCTGATCATCGTCATGCTGGCCACCAAGGGGCTGCTCCAGCCCTACATGGATGCCAACTACGATCTGCAGATGATCAAGATGGCGGAGCAGGGCAAGCCGGTCCCCACGGAAGGGCTGGAAACCATTCGTTCCATCAGCAGCTGGACCCTGCTTATTGGCTGGTCATTGACGGCCGTGTTTTCCGGAATAGCGGGCGGCATCATTACGTGGCTCGCTGCCAAGCTCGTTCGGACGCCGCTGGCTTTTGGCAGGGCCGTGTTCATCGCCACCTTGGCGAGTGTGCCGCGCGTGATCGGATTCCTCTCGATGGCCGTTCAGGGGGCTTTGGTCAACCCCGACACCATTACCTCGCCCTTCTCGGCGTCACTTGGACCCGCCCGGTTCCTTGACGCACGCACCGCCAACTCGGCCGTTCTGGCCATCCTTGGCGGCATCGACCTGTTCACCGCCTGGAACATCGTCATTACCGCCATCGGCGTCAGCGTCATTGCCAAGACCTCGCGCAGCTCGGGCTGGATCGTGTCGGTGATCGCCTGGGCGCTCTCGGTCATCCTGACGCTGTTGCCGGTGCTGCTGACCTGA